The genome window GCCGGCCATATAAACTTCCTGGTTACCTGGTGTTTTATCAGCAATCTGCAGCGCGCCATTGTTTGGCGTTGCGTCAAGCTTGGCATCATATAGCTTCCACCTGGTGCTAAAAGTAAAACCGCCCACCTGGTTAACAAATGGCGTAACCTGTAAAAAGTTCTTGGCTAAACGTTTGTCGTCAGGTTTAATATCCTGCACTAACCGCTCACTTATCGTAAAGCTACTTGCTGTTTCATCACCAGAAGTATTGGCAGCAACTGAACCGCCACCGGCAGAAAACACATAGTTATTGGTTGTGCTCCATCCGGCAAATACGTTATCTCCAGACTGGATACCTGAATTTACTAACGTAAGTATAGCTTGCCAGTTAGCGGCTGTCATAGCAGACGTGCGGGTATTAACCAGCAGATTACGCGCCAATAAAGTATTTATACTACGCACAAACATTGCCGGCGTTGGCGCCTGCGCATTACCCACCTGGAAAAAAGTAGGTAATAAAGACTGCATTAAAGTGGTATAAGTTGCAGTATTGCTGATAGAAGTTAAAAGAGAAGCGGCCTGTTGCAGATTTTTATTTGACTCCTCAATCAAAGCTGCGCTGTGAACATATACATTGCTGGTTGCGCTTATGGAGTTATTGATAATTCCCGCGTAATAAACTGAACCTAACCTTGCATAAGCATAACCTTTCCACCAGTATGCCCATGCTTTATAAGTGGCCTGTTTTGTTGCGGCATCACCTGTCAATGGGACAGTGCCTGCAAGTGCAAGAATCTGGTTGGCGGCGTTGTTTAGGCCATACATGCTTTGCCACTCGTAGTAAAACATGTTGGTACCCTGCTTGTCGCGGGTATTATTAAGCCTCAAATTCGCAATTTGCGGCTGGGGATTAGTCAGTTTTGTGCCGTCATCCAATATAGCATATTCTGGCACGTTAACCAGGTTGACGTTTTGATTGGATGCCTGTGCTGATACGTCATCGGCAAGTAATTCATGGTAACCATAGCATAGCGAGAAAAAGCTGTCGCCTAACCAACCATCACCATTAACAAATCCATTAATATACACACTTCCGGATGCAAGAGAAGTAAGTCCGCTTTCCGTTTTTGCCTGCTCAAGTGTTGGTGAATTGGGGTTTTTAACATCCAATTGCTTCTTGCATGATGAGGACACAACTATGCCGGCCATTATAGCCGATGTTATTATATATTTATATTTTTTCATTTTTTTTCGATTAAAATTCAATTAAAACCCAAGATTTAAACCGACCTGATATGATTTGCTGTTAGGCGTTGAATCATGATCCACTCCCCTGTCGAAAGGCGAGTTAGAAGCACCGGAACTAACTTCCGGATCAAAGCCTGTGTATTTGGTAAAGGTCAAGATGTTACGTCCCGTAAAAGTTAAAACCGCTCTTTTGAACACTTTTCCGCCAATTAATTTAGAGAAATCATAACCCAGATAAATGTTTCTTAACCTAAGGAAAGAAGACCCTTCATAAAAGTAATCTTTAGTTCCGTTACGTGCACCGTTTCTTGCACCAATAATATCAGCATAGGCACTGCGGTAATAAGCAGTATAAGCACCGCTTGTACCGCCAATGTTAACCGCTTTATCATAATCGCCGCTGATACCATCTCTGTATTGCCATTCTTTTGTTTGGTTATAAAGGTGGCTGCCATAAACCCAGTCAAACTGAAAACCGAAAGATAGCGCCTTGTAGGTGAAGTTATTAATAAACGACGCATTGAATTTAGGGTTTGGATCGCCTAAAGGAAGTGCCTCACTTCCGAATTGAATTGCTTTGGTAGCTATATTCACTACCCTGCCATCAACAATGGTGTATTTTGAATAATCTGCAGGCAAAATGTACGGTACACCTGCACTGTTTGTTTCGGTTACGCTTGTTAAAGCTTTATTACCATAGATCTGGCCGATTTTCTGTCCGGCGATCAGAGATTCCTGGGTGCTTCCCGCAGCTGTTGACAGGATAATAGGGGCACCGCTTGTGCTGGTAATAGTGGTAGTTTCGTTGCTAAAGTTGGTAGTAAAATGCCAGTTAAAATCCTTGCTCCTTAAAATTCCTATATTTAACGAAGCCTGGAAACCATGTGACGCCAGTCCGATGGCATTTGTTAAAATTTTGTTACCACCGGTTGAAGGCGCTGTATTAATACTGTATATAACATTATTGGCTTTTCGGTTCCAATAGGTGCCGCTAACATTAATTTCGCTGAACCAATTGCCGGAAGCTCCTTTAATACCGATATCGGTACCAATTTCATATTCTTTTGAAACCTCCACCTTCAGATCAGGGTTTGCAAGCGAAGTCGGTAAATTAAATGTTAACGCCGAACCCAAATTTTGTGGGTTTATGGTTGGATATCTGTCAAACGGCATTGGCTGTGTACCCGCTTCACCAAAACCTCCTCTAAGCTTAAATTCAGGAATTGCGTTTCCAAGACTTGAGTTTTTCCAGAAATCAAACGAAGATGGCCTGATGTAACCGTTTACGTTAGGAAAAGTGAACGGTTTTGAACCACCACCAAAAGCCGATGAATAATCGCTTCTGAAACCACCACCAATACCGCCATAATCACCAAAATCAATTTTTTGGTTTACAATAAACCCGTAAGTGATGAATGGCGTTGTATAATCGTACGATACAGCCTGGGTTGCAGTTTGCTGAAAGTTATAGATTGCATATTGAGGCAACTCTAAACCATAAGTATTATACTGTTTGTCAACATTCTTGCGGTAGTCATAAGCCAGCAATGTACTGGTTGTGATCGGCAGGTTGATATGGAAGTCTTTCTGGAAATCAGTCTTGATATTTGCAGAACCGTTAAAGTTTTGAAAAACAGTGGTGCTGGTATTTTTATCAAGCTCCCCATTCGGATTAGCCGCAAAAAAACCATAATATGAACCCAAATCCTGCGCGGTTAACGTGTTCGATTGATTTTTGAAGATTATATTTTGATCGGTATGCTGATAGTTTAAGCCATATTTGGCACTTAATGTAATAAATTTATTGATCTTATAATCCGCCATTATGCTTTGTAACAGATCCTCGCGGTTAGACACCCGGTTTGCCCACTGGGTATAATAGTTAGGGTTTGAACCGTTCACACTCACTGTACCTGAATTTAATGATAACGGATAGCTTCCGTCGGCATTTTTCTGGTTAAAGTCATAATATGGCGAGGCGTTGAGTACGTCAAATATACCGCCTGCATTACCTATCCCGTAATTTGGGTTAAGCGTATTTTTGGTGTAGATAAGCTGTGTCACCGAACGAAGTGTAAATCCTTTAAATAGTTCGGTACCTAAATTTAAGGTAAGGTTTGTTCTGTCGTTATAACCATTGTTGCGGATATTACTTTGTTGGTGATTATTTGAAACCGTTAAGTTATAATCAGTTTTATCGTTCGCACCTGAAACAGCAACACTGTTATTTGAGGTATATGCTGTTTTGAATAATTGAGCCAGGTGGTCGTAGTACTTTAAATTGGTACCATATTGCTGGTGGGCAATATTTAGCGGATTAGACATAGCTGTAGGGTTACCATTGCCGGGGTCTGCTCCGTAAGCCCACTGGATGCCCTGGTACCTGCCATCCGCATCGCGAACAATAGGATTTCCGCTTGCGTCAATGAAAATTCCGTTTGCATCAACTTTAAAGCTGCTTAATTTTGCCTGGTGCACATTCCCCTGGTTTATATAATTACCTGCGCTGTAGCTTGATATAACATCAATGCGGGTTTTTCCAACTTTCCCTTTCTTGGTAAAGATCTGGATAACGCCATTTGCACCTTGTGCACCATAAATTGATGACGCGGCAGCACCCTGAACAATCTCAAGGTGATCAACAGTAGTAGGATCAAGCTGGCTTAAGTCAGTTGTTCTTGATTCAATACCATCAACCAGGATCATTGGAGCAGTACTTCCCTGCACAGTGTTTATACCGCGTAATAAAATATTGGTTCTGGCACCCGGTGTACCATCAACAGATGAAATCTGCGCACCGGGAATTTGACCAACAAGGCC of Mucilaginibacter xinganensis contains these proteins:
- a CDS encoding RagB/SusD family nutrient uptake outer membrane protein; protein product: MKKYKYIITSAIMAGIVVSSSCKKQLDVKNPNSPTLEQAKTESGLTSLASGSVYINGFVNGDGWLGDSFFSLCYGYHELLADDVSAQASNQNVNLVNVPEYAILDDGTKLTNPQPQIANLRLNNTRDKQGTNMFYYEWQSMYGLNNAANQILALAGTVPLTGDAATKQATYKAWAYWWKGYAYARLGSVYYAGIINNSISATSNVYVHSAALIEESNKNLQQAASLLTSISNTATYTTLMQSLLPTFFQVGNAQAPTPAMFVRSINTLLARNLLVNTRTSAMTAANWQAILTLVNSGIQSGDNVFAGWSTTNNYVFSAGGGSVAANTSGDETASSFTISERLVQDIKPDDKRLAKNFLQVTPFVNQVGGFTFSTRWKLYDAKLDATPNNGALQIADKTPGNQEVYMAGSYEENELMKAEALIYTGQIDAGLTSVDNVRTYQGAGLPKVSGTGLNQAQALEELRKERRLALLFRGTAFYDARRWGVIYDISKGGGRTNCVVYTSEGKLNTHVTINYNFLDYWDVPADEFVLNPPASGSAPIKNPN
- a CDS encoding SusC/RagA family TonB-linked outer membrane protein: MKKQLLNSIFFLLLVFACNHAYSQTRTVTGTVVAKDDGLPIPGATVVAKGSNNGTQTNAQGKFSVAVPAGATTLTFSFISYKTVSLPIPASGVLNVTMVSDFKELNEVVVTGSGVATSKTRLGISVEAVSGKALTSSPQASIDQGLVGQIPGAQISSVDGTPGARTNILLRGINTVQGSTAPMILVDGIESRTTDLSQLDPTTVDHLEIVQGAAASSIYGAQGANGVIQIFTKKGKVGKTRIDVISSYSAGNYINQGNVHQAKLSSFKVDANGIFIDASGNPIVRDADGRYQGIQWAYGADPGNGNPTAMSNPLNIAHQQYGTNLKYYDHLAQLFKTAYTSNNSVAVSGANDKTDYNLTVSNNHQQSNIRNNGYNDRTNLTLNLGTELFKGFTLRSVTQLIYTKNTLNPNYGIGNAGGIFDVLNASPYYDFNQKNADGSYPLSLNSGTVSVNGSNPNYYTQWANRVSNREDLLQSIMADYKINKFITLSAKYGLNYQHTDQNIIFKNQSNTLTAQDLGSYYGFFAANPNGELDKNTSTTVFQNFNGSANIKTDFQKDFHINLPITTSTLLAYDYRKNVDKQYNTYGLELPQYAIYNFQQTATQAVSYDYTTPFITYGFIVNQKIDFGDYGGIGGGFRSDYSSAFGGGSKPFTFPNVNGYIRPSSFDFWKNSSLGNAIPEFKLRGGFGEAGTQPMPFDRYPTINPQNLGSALTFNLPTSLANPDLKVEVSKEYEIGTDIGIKGASGNWFSEINVSGTYWNRKANNVIYSINTAPSTGGNKILTNAIGLASHGFQASLNIGILRSKDFNWHFTTNFSNETTTITSTSGAPIILSTAAGSTQESLIAGQKIGQIYGNKALTSVTETNSAGVPYILPADYSKYTIVDGRVVNIATKAIQFGSEALPLGDPNPKFNASFINNFTYKALSFGFQFDWVYGSHLYNQTKEWQYRDGISGDYDKAVNIGGTSGAYTAYYRSAYADIIGARNGARNGTKDYFYEGSSFLRLRNIYLGYDFSKLIGGKVFKRAVLTFTGRNILTFTKYTGFDPEVSSGASNSPFDRGVDHDSTPNSKSYQVGLNLGF